The Corallococcus exiguus genome includes a window with the following:
- a CDS encoding site-specific recombinase, with amino-acid sequence MTVSTPAPRLLLRGVPSDREMDAFCVQYAPRAPGHPAVRDLLRLLSEVPDDGLEPRLEWVERWIHWMRDRIPAQGLTDADDLALSPSNSRLSLLVRVLEGEGALRASVTRLVAGVCASSRGLKLFAQVGLSAGNGFFSELTDRLARGVLPAPAEPGKLSELLLRLFPVPEDAEWLSALSPLLLARLTALVGDPPPPEPTPSSRVRGDLMDALVLLGVQVTGLGLAEDVRDRIPDMSFRASPFLRLRMAGDAVLARDGAQESLADLLRVVEDCRGVVRTVTQHLEHFGVSVDLVYRLECIQRGLDRMEAIARVLGSPRGEPRWREALELLSDLLRLAHEDRSVRALVRRNARLLARKIIERTGNTGEHYITSTTAEFHHMVHSAAGGGLVAAVAVALKFLLTGLPLAPFFAGLFVALNYAGGFVVMQLLGFTLATKQPSMTASTLAAAVGEDAGLDEGTRRMERLAALVPRITRSQLAAILGNLGCVLPVAVALALGFQFLKGHAYLTAQQAQHVVETLHPWKSATLLHAILTGVMLWASSVAAGWFENFIVYRRLPEALAHHRVLRALFGATGARKVADSLMHHAAGVGGGVTLGVLLAVMPGVGGFFGVPLDVRHVTFSFGALAFAGCALGPSAVMEPGFLAAAAGVLVVGVVNFGVSFTLALGVALRARDVPVSQGLRFLGAVFLRFLRNPLPFLIPPRDEPATGGTQAQVVPLAGPPGH; translated from the coding sequence ATGACTGTTTCGACCCCCGCCCCGCGGCTGCTGCTCCGGGGTGTGCCGTCCGACCGTGAGATGGACGCGTTCTGCGTCCAGTACGCGCCCCGGGCCCCCGGCCACCCCGCGGTCCGGGACCTGCTCCGGCTGCTGTCGGAGGTCCCCGACGACGGCCTGGAGCCGCGCCTGGAGTGGGTGGAGCGGTGGATCCACTGGATGCGCGACCGCATCCCCGCCCAGGGCCTCACGGACGCGGACGACCTTGCGCTGTCCCCCTCGAACTCCCGGCTGTCCCTGCTGGTGCGCGTGCTGGAGGGCGAGGGCGCCCTGCGCGCGTCCGTCACCCGGCTGGTGGCGGGGGTGTGCGCGAGCAGCCGGGGGCTGAAGCTCTTCGCCCAGGTGGGCCTGAGCGCCGGCAACGGCTTCTTCTCCGAGCTGACGGACCGCCTCGCGCGCGGCGTGCTGCCCGCGCCGGCGGAGCCGGGCAAGCTGTCGGAGCTGCTCCTGCGCCTGTTCCCGGTGCCGGAGGACGCGGAGTGGCTGAGCGCGCTGTCCCCCTTGCTGCTGGCGCGGCTGACGGCGCTGGTGGGCGACCCGCCCCCACCTGAGCCCACCCCGTCCTCACGCGTGCGCGGGGACCTGATGGACGCGCTGGTGCTGCTGGGCGTGCAGGTGACGGGGCTGGGGCTGGCCGAGGACGTGCGCGACCGCATTCCGGACATGTCCTTTCGCGCGTCGCCCTTCCTGCGGCTGCGGATGGCGGGCGACGCGGTGCTGGCGCGCGACGGGGCCCAGGAGTCGCTGGCGGACCTGCTCCGCGTGGTGGAGGACTGCCGCGGCGTGGTGCGCACCGTCACCCAGCACCTGGAACACTTCGGCGTCAGCGTGGACCTGGTGTACCGCCTGGAGTGCATCCAGCGCGGCCTGGACCGGATGGAGGCCATCGCGCGGGTGCTGGGCTCGCCCCGGGGTGAGCCGCGCTGGCGCGAGGCGCTGGAGCTCCTGTCGGACCTGCTGCGGCTCGCGCACGAGGACCGCTCCGTGCGTGCGCTGGTGCGCCGCAACGCGCGGCTGCTGGCGCGAAAAATTATCGAGCGCACCGGCAACACGGGTGAGCACTACATCACCTCCACGACGGCCGAGTTCCACCACATGGTGCACTCGGCGGCGGGCGGCGGGCTCGTCGCCGCGGTCGCCGTCGCGCTGAAGTTCCTCCTCACCGGCCTTCCGCTGGCCCCCTTCTTCGCGGGCCTCTTCGTCGCGCTCAACTACGCGGGCGGCTTCGTGGTGATGCAGCTGCTGGGCTTCACGCTGGCCACCAAGCAGCCGTCCATGACGGCCTCCACGCTGGCGGCCGCGGTGGGCGAGGACGCGGGCCTGGACGAGGGCACCCGGCGCATGGAGCGCCTGGCGGCGCTGGTGCCGCGCATCACCCGCTCGCAGCTCGCGGCCATCCTGGGCAATCTGGGCTGCGTCCTTCCCGTGGCGGTGGCGCTGGCGCTGGGCTTCCAGTTCCTCAAGGGCCACGCCTACCTGACCGCGCAGCAGGCGCAGCACGTGGTGGAGACGCTGCACCCCTGGAAGAGCGCGACGCTCCTCCACGCCATCCTGACCGGGGTGATGCTCTGGGCCTCCAGCGTCGCCGCGGGCTGGTTCGAGAACTTCATCGTCTACCGCCGCCTGCCAGAGGCGCTTGCCCACCACCGCGTGCTGCGCGCGCTCTTCGGAGCGACGGGCGCGCGCAAGGTGGCGGACTCGCTGATGCACCACGCGGCGGGCGTGGGCGGCGGCGTCACCCTGGGCGTGCTGCTGGCGGTGATGCCGGGCGTGGGCGGCTTCTTCGGCGTCCCGCTGGACGTGCGGCATGTCACCTTCTCCTTCGGCGCGCTGGCCTTCGCCGGGTGCGCGCTGGGCCCCTCCGCCGTGATGGAGCCGGGCTTCCTGGCGGCCGCCGCGGGGGTGCTCGTCGTGGGCGTCGTCAACTTCGGCGTGTCCTTCACGCTGGCCCTGGGCGTGGCCCTGCGCGCTCGCGACGTCCCGGTGAGCCAGGGCCTGCGCTTCCTGGGCGCGGTGTTCCTGCGCTTCCTGCGAAACCCGCTCCCCTTCCTCATCCCGCCCCGCGACGAGCCCGCTACGGGTGGGACGCAGGCGCAGGTCGTCCCCCTGGCCGGGCCTCCAGGACACTGA
- a CDS encoding efflux RND transporter permease subunit, giving the protein MSGNPSSHPPPRLALAYAEMLVRRPGTVMLVLLLLLGISVWGTSKLTINSNQLDLISQDLQEVKDVKRVIDMVGGSGFFMLTFRGDDEATLKKVADDLAAMVGKDKENARSVTYKIPVEFVQNNMVLFVKTEDLAEGKRRIMAFLKDQIRRANPFYIEIKKTEPVKLDLQDLVDKYSSVGNKSIADDYYISQDRKLLLLLIKPMWDTNQIGQTKQYVDKLRGDLEQYSKSNPAGVQLVEDYYKMGDKKTVAYGFTGSYKTAVDDSYAIEDSLQPVTIIALVAIFAITIAFFRKWAPTLIVVSGTVAGTLYTLGFTYATLGELNMITSILGGIMLGFGIDYGIHFIFRTRLELGAGKRYDVAIRDAVVNAGRPALVSAVVVAGSFYVLMVSEFKGFSQFGLLAGTGTLILGFTLFSWCPAMLALAGRRDPELPQKLIGVMKPPPTNNASGKELRIPRPGLVLAVGCVIVAVVCGAAIPWKSGEPPADAGFFARLPYGVRFNYNTRALMPANQPSVVLQDEINARFKIASDPLAIYTKDLAETEALYKELTADPKKRPAISQVMSLFTFVPPEGISQANAKILEEWQEELKEIDVKALPPETQEKAALFFKMLEARPFDVHQVPEIYASQFRHLPTTSPENHGYLTFIYPSVDLWDGKQMLQFADQTHSIKGMVTPGKFTEGGPTGAPVEKEFRAAGATQLYASLARMVLKDAKLTVILTALWILVMHFADFRNTKLALASVIPLTVGLAMMMGFMALFDLRLNFMNIIILPILLGFGVSHGLYLLHRFLEGTSPLVALRSVGAAVVSSTLTAVAAFAALLVASHNGLRSMGLVACIGLITTLLVSFTVLAAVMQLMHDKRQKDAGRSPEGGSATGGDTSSTRAA; this is encoded by the coding sequence ATGAGCGGCAATCCTTCTTCCCATCCCCCGCCCCGCCTCGCCCTGGCCTACGCAGAGATGCTGGTCCGGCGCCCCGGCACCGTCATGCTCGTGCTGCTGTTGCTGCTCGGCATCTCGGTGTGGGGCACGTCGAAGCTGACCATCAATTCGAACCAGCTGGACCTCATCTCCCAGGACCTGCAGGAGGTGAAGGACGTCAAGCGGGTCATCGACATGGTGGGCGGCAGCGGCTTCTTCATGCTCACCTTCCGCGGTGACGACGAGGCCACGCTCAAGAAGGTCGCGGACGACCTGGCCGCCATGGTGGGCAAGGACAAGGAGAACGCGCGCTCCGTCACCTACAAGATCCCCGTCGAGTTCGTTCAGAACAACATGGTGCTCTTCGTGAAGACGGAGGACCTGGCCGAGGGCAAGCGCCGCATCATGGCGTTCCTCAAGGATCAGATCCGCCGCGCGAACCCCTTCTACATTGAAATCAAGAAGACGGAGCCGGTGAAGCTGGACCTGCAGGACCTGGTCGACAAGTACTCCAGCGTTGGCAACAAGAGCATCGCGGACGACTACTACATCTCCCAGGACCGCAAGCTGCTCCTGCTCCTCATCAAGCCGATGTGGGACACCAACCAGATTGGCCAGACGAAGCAGTACGTGGACAAGCTGCGCGGGGACCTGGAGCAGTACTCCAAGAGCAACCCCGCGGGCGTGCAGTTGGTGGAGGACTACTACAAGATGGGCGACAAGAAGACGGTCGCCTACGGCTTCACGGGTTCCTACAAGACGGCGGTGGACGACTCGTACGCCATCGAGGACTCGCTCCAGCCGGTCACCATCATCGCGCTCGTCGCCATCTTCGCCATCACCATCGCGTTCTTCCGCAAGTGGGCGCCCACGCTCATCGTGGTGAGCGGCACGGTGGCGGGCACGCTGTACACGCTGGGCTTCACCTACGCGACGCTGGGTGAGCTCAACATGATCACCTCCATCCTGGGCGGCATCATGTTGGGGTTCGGCATCGACTACGGCATCCACTTCATCTTCCGCACGCGCCTGGAGCTGGGCGCGGGCAAGCGCTACGACGTGGCCATCCGCGACGCGGTCGTCAACGCGGGCCGGCCCGCGCTGGTGTCCGCGGTGGTGGTGGCGGGTTCCTTCTACGTGCTGATGGTGAGCGAGTTCAAAGGCTTCTCCCAGTTCGGCCTCCTGGCCGGCACGGGCACGCTGATCCTAGGCTTCACGCTGTTCTCCTGGTGCCCGGCGATGCTGGCGCTCGCGGGCCGCCGCGACCCGGAGCTGCCGCAGAAGCTCATCGGCGTGATGAAGCCGCCGCCCACGAACAACGCGTCCGGCAAGGAGCTGCGCATCCCGCGCCCCGGCCTGGTGCTGGCGGTGGGCTGCGTGATTGTCGCGGTGGTGTGCGGCGCGGCCATCCCGTGGAAGAGCGGCGAGCCCCCGGCGGACGCGGGCTTCTTCGCGCGGCTGCCGTACGGAGTCCGCTTCAACTACAACACCCGCGCGCTGATGCCGGCGAACCAGCCGTCCGTGGTGCTGCAGGATGAAATCAACGCGCGCTTCAAGATCGCCAGCGACCCGCTCGCCATCTACACCAAGGACCTGGCGGAGACGGAGGCCCTCTACAAGGAGCTGACGGCGGACCCGAAGAAGCGCCCCGCCATCTCCCAGGTGATGAGCCTCTTCACCTTCGTGCCGCCGGAGGGCATCTCCCAGGCGAACGCGAAGATCCTGGAGGAGTGGCAGGAGGAGCTGAAGGAGATCGACGTGAAGGCCCTGCCGCCGGAGACGCAGGAGAAGGCGGCCCTGTTCTTCAAGATGCTGGAGGCCCGGCCCTTCGACGTGCACCAGGTGCCGGAGATCTACGCCTCGCAGTTCCGCCACCTGCCCACCACGAGCCCGGAGAACCACGGCTACCTCACGTTCATCTACCCGAGCGTGGACCTGTGGGACGGCAAGCAGATGCTCCAGTTCGCGGACCAGACCCACTCCATCAAGGGCATGGTGACGCCGGGCAAGTTCACGGAAGGCGGCCCCACGGGCGCGCCGGTGGAGAAGGAGTTCCGCGCCGCGGGCGCCACGCAGCTGTACGCGTCGCTGGCGCGCATGGTGCTCAAGGACGCGAAGCTCACGGTCATCCTCACCGCGCTGTGGATTCTCGTGATGCACTTCGCGGACTTCCGCAACACGAAGCTGGCGCTGGCGTCCGTGATTCCGCTGACGGTGGGCCTGGCGATGATGATGGGCTTCATGGCGCTGTTCGACCTGCGCCTGAACTTCATGAACATCATCATCCTGCCCATCCTGCTGGGCTTCGGCGTGAGCCACGGCCTCTACCTGCTGCACCGCTTCCTGGAGGGCACGTCCCCGCTGGTGGCGCTGCGCAGCGTGGGCGCGGCGGTGGTGTCCTCCACGCTGACGGCGGTGGCGGCCTTCGCGGCGCTGCTGGTGGCCAGCCACAACGGCCTGCGCTCCATGGGCCTCGTCGCCTGCATCGGCCTCATCACCACGCTGCTGGTGTCCTTCACGGTGCTGGCCGCGGTGATGCAGCTGATGCACGACAAGCGGCAGAAGGACGCGGGACGTTCGCCAGAGGGCGGTTCCGCCACGGGCGGTGACACGTCCTCCACACGCGCCGCCTGA
- a CDS encoding MXAN_6521/LA_1396 family lipoprotein encodes MGTFKRVGAVLGLMVLTGCASAVKSQRLRADYATVDRQQVKRLAVVTQPFPQGQQYIGDLWSLIARQWLNQNRDYIVKANTSLPERRTDLTFQDQCVEGIEGVLWLDPTVKRVGDGAEVAVKAQLIRCRDGEEVWAAEAGGSWDSEDKKYVERKEQYVTELSKDVEPYVVPSYKLLVATLDTLPNPELNDADKDEKIDLGE; translated from the coding sequence ATGGGGACGTTCAAGCGGGTGGGCGCGGTGCTGGGTCTGATGGTGCTCACGGGTTGCGCGAGCGCGGTGAAGAGCCAGCGGCTGCGTGCCGACTACGCGACGGTGGACCGGCAGCAGGTGAAGCGGCTGGCGGTGGTGACGCAGCCGTTCCCGCAGGGCCAGCAGTACATCGGCGACCTGTGGAGCCTCATCGCCCGGCAGTGGCTGAACCAGAACCGGGACTACATCGTGAAGGCCAACACGTCCCTCCCCGAGCGCCGCACGGACCTCACCTTCCAGGACCAGTGCGTGGAGGGCATCGAGGGCGTGCTCTGGCTGGATCCCACGGTGAAGCGCGTGGGTGACGGCGCGGAGGTGGCGGTGAAGGCGCAGCTCATCCGCTGCCGCGACGGCGAGGAGGTCTGGGCCGCGGAGGCCGGCGGCAGCTGGGACTCCGAGGACAAGAAGTACGTGGAGCGCAAGGAGCAGTACGTGACGGAGCTGAGCAAGGACGTAGAGCCCTACGTGGTGCCGTCCTACAAGCTGCTGGTGGCCACGCTGGACACGCTGCCCAATCCCGAACTGAACGACGCGGACAAGGACGAGAAGATCGACCTGGGCGAGTAG
- a CDS encoding MgtC/SapB family protein has product MEPQVLIGRLVLATLLGGVLGVEREARNQAAGLRTHTLVALGACCFTLSSVYTEELLRTGANPSGTQTDISRIASQIVVGIGFLGAGVILRHGEAVRGLTTAANLWLTASVGLACGLGLYVAAGATVALALLSLVVLRPISRRLSPETGRHAGRYRKPPDGRNSEDGPPTGEEESRPE; this is encoded by the coding sequence GTGGAACCCCAGGTCCTCATTGGCAGGCTGGTGCTGGCCACGCTGCTGGGCGGCGTGCTGGGCGTGGAGCGCGAGGCGCGCAACCAGGCCGCGGGGCTGCGCACGCACACGCTGGTGGCGCTGGGGGCGTGCTGCTTCACGCTCTCCAGTGTCTACACGGAGGAGTTGCTCCGGACGGGCGCGAACCCCAGCGGCACGCAGACGGACATCAGCCGCATCGCCAGCCAGATTGTGGTGGGCATCGGCTTCCTGGGCGCGGGCGTCATCCTGCGCCACGGGGAAGCGGTGAGAGGGCTCACCACGGCGGCGAACCTCTGGTTGACGGCCTCGGTGGGCCTGGCCTGCGGGCTGGGGCTCTACGTGGCGGCCGGCGCCACCGTGGCCCTGGCCCTCTTGTCGCTGGTGGTGCTGCGCCCTATCTCCCGGAGGCTGTCGCCCGAAACAGGACGGCACGCCGGGCGATACAGGAAGCCGCCAGACGGCAGAAACAGCGAGGACGGGCCCCCCACGGGTGAAGAGGAGTCCCGTCCCGAGTGA
- the ptsP gene encoding phosphoenolpyruvate--protein phosphotransferase, whose product MSSQATPTLRLSGIGASPGVAVGHAFILDRKRIRTPKLRLADAEVEPERMRMKTAIDLSDRQLAELKDQITRTEGSDHALILEAHRLMLHDPMLVDEVNRLIVEDRINAEWAVRRTARKIKHLFDNIPDEYFRERRSDVDYVADRIIRNLMGQVVDEDVEVPAEAIVVAHDLPPADAAMMARSGRVAGFVTDLGGQTSHTAIVARARETPAVVGAGRASEQISPGDLVAMDGTRGVVLVNPTEDQLALFREEQRRYLESEQLALATKDQPAVSTDGFRIRLNGNMEFLEEIPSLLAHGAEGIGLYRTEFMFLDRKTAPTEEEHYRAYKQVLEAMGGRPVTIRTLDLGGDKVPGKTKHEKEPNPAMGLRAIRYCLSNRELFRVQLRALLRASVHGNLRLMFPLICGVSELREARSELEACRTALGRAGVPVGKRFPVGIMVETPSAATIADRLAQEADFFSIGTNDLIQYSLAIDRQNREVAYLYRPLHLSVLRMLQGIVDAAKAANIPVSMCGEMAGDPLFTLVLLALGFDELSMTSGQIPVVKRMMRRVSRSEAVEMLQGAMELTTAEEIERFVRTEMDRRFGGGQEGLLLPPAHDPEPESV is encoded by the coding sequence GTGAGCAGCCAGGCCACCCCTACACTCAGGCTGTCGGGCATCGGCGCCTCCCCGGGCGTGGCGGTGGGCCACGCCTTCATCCTGGACAGGAAGCGCATCCGCACGCCCAAGCTGCGCCTGGCGGACGCGGAGGTGGAACCCGAGCGGATGCGGATGAAGACCGCCATCGACCTGTCCGACCGCCAGCTGGCGGAGCTGAAGGACCAGATTACGCGCACGGAGGGCAGCGACCACGCCCTCATCCTGGAAGCGCACCGGCTGATGCTCCACGACCCCATGCTCGTGGATGAGGTGAACCGCCTCATCGTGGAGGACCGCATCAACGCGGAGTGGGCGGTGCGGCGCACGGCCCGCAAGATCAAGCACCTCTTCGACAACATCCCGGACGAGTACTTCCGCGAGCGCCGCTCGGACGTGGACTACGTGGCCGACCGCATCATCCGCAACCTGATGGGCCAGGTGGTGGATGAGGACGTGGAGGTGCCCGCGGAGGCCATTGTCGTCGCGCATGACCTGCCGCCCGCGGACGCTGCGATGATGGCTCGCAGCGGCCGCGTGGCGGGCTTCGTCACCGACCTGGGCGGACAAACGAGCCACACCGCCATCGTCGCCCGCGCGCGGGAGACGCCCGCGGTGGTGGGCGCGGGGCGCGCGAGCGAGCAGATTTCGCCGGGCGACCTGGTGGCCATGGATGGCACGCGCGGCGTGGTGCTGGTGAACCCCACGGAGGACCAGCTCGCGCTGTTCCGGGAGGAGCAGCGCCGCTACCTGGAGAGCGAGCAGCTGGCGCTGGCCACGAAGGACCAGCCCGCGGTGAGCACGGACGGCTTCCGCATCCGGCTCAACGGCAACATGGAGTTCCTGGAGGAGATCCCCTCGCTCCTGGCTCACGGCGCGGAGGGCATTGGCCTGTACCGCACGGAGTTCATGTTCCTGGACCGCAAGACGGCGCCCACGGAAGAGGAGCACTACCGCGCCTACAAGCAGGTGCTGGAAGCCATGGGCGGCCGTCCCGTCACCATCCGCACGCTGGACCTGGGCGGCGACAAGGTGCCGGGCAAGACGAAGCACGAGAAGGAACCCAACCCGGCCATGGGCCTGCGGGCCATCCGCTACTGCCTGTCCAACCGGGAGCTGTTCCGCGTCCAGCTGCGCGCCCTGCTGCGCGCGAGCGTGCACGGCAACCTGCGCCTCATGTTCCCGCTCATCTGCGGCGTGAGCGAACTGCGGGAGGCGCGCAGCGAGCTGGAGGCGTGCCGCACGGCGCTGGGGCGTGCGGGAGTGCCGGTGGGCAAGCGCTTCCCGGTGGGCATCATGGTGGAGACGCCCAGCGCGGCGACCATCGCGGACCGGCTGGCACAGGAAGCGGACTTCTTCTCCATCGGGACGAACGACCTCATCCAATACTCGCTGGCCATCGACCGCCAGAACCGCGAGGTCGCGTACCTCTACCGGCCGCTGCACCTGTCGGTGCTGCGCATGCTCCAGGGCATCGTGGACGCGGCGAAGGCCGCCAACATCCCCGTCTCCATGTGCGGCGAGATGGCGGGCGATCCGCTCTTCACCCTGGTGCTCCTGGCGCTGGGCTTCGACGAGCTGTCCATGACGTCCGGGCAGATTCCGGTGGTGAAGCGGATGATGCGCCGGGTGAGCCGGAGCGAAGCGGTGGAGATGCTCCAGGGCGCCATGGAGCTGACCACCGCCGAGGAGATCGAGCGCTTCGTGCGCACGGAGATGGACCGGCGCTTCGGCGGCGGCCAGGAAGGCCTGCTGCTGCCGCCGGCGCATGATCCTGAACCTGAGTCCGTGTAG
- a CDS encoding HPr family phosphocarrier protein codes for MASEAEGTFEIINALGLHARAAAQMVKVANRFKSEVFIKASGQRANAKSIMGVLMLAAAQGTQVTLTCKGEDAEACLSELKKLIEDRFGEAQ; via the coding sequence ATGGCCAGTGAAGCCGAGGGAACCTTCGAGATCATCAACGCGCTGGGGCTGCACGCCCGGGCCGCGGCGCAGATGGTCAAGGTGGCCAACCGCTTCAAGAGCGAGGTCTTCATCAAGGCCTCCGGACAGCGCGCCAACGCCAAGTCCATCATGGGCGTGCTGATGCTCGCGGCGGCCCAGGGCACCCAGGTGACCCTCACCTGCAAGGGCGAGGACGCCGAGGCCTGCTTGTCCGAATTGAAAAAGCTCATCGAGGACCGGTTTGGCGAAGCGCAGTAA
- a CDS encoding PTS system mannose/fructose/sorbose family transporter subunit IID has product MPSAPAAAPAFTPPVRLSRGTLLRVFLRSLFLQASWNPKGMQNLGLAYAVYPALAKLYPPGPLREAAVRRHLVFFNTHPYVAAAIVGGVVNHEQKIARGEETPDRVVGFKAALMGPLAALGDGFFWLSLKPAVGGLCAAMVPLLGVWAVALFLVLYNVVHLLLRIRLYWLGLNLGDRLVEAVARVNLPAKGARLRGVAAASAGGLAAWLAVSFGATAGGTWAPFLAVGCLAVGVLAYVLVNRRVPTYVVLYVAAGLACAAGAFL; this is encoded by the coding sequence GTGCCTTCCGCGCCCGCCGCCGCGCCGGCCTTCACGCCGCCCGTGCGGCTGTCCCGGGGCACGCTGCTGCGCGTGTTCCTGCGCTCGCTCTTCCTCCAGGCGTCGTGGAACCCCAAGGGCATGCAGAACCTGGGGCTCGCGTACGCCGTCTACCCGGCGCTGGCGAAGCTGTACCCACCGGGCCCGCTGCGCGAGGCGGCGGTGCGCCGGCACCTGGTCTTCTTCAACACGCACCCGTACGTGGCGGCGGCCATCGTGGGCGGCGTGGTGAACCACGAGCAGAAGATTGCCCGGGGGGAGGAGACGCCGGACCGGGTGGTGGGCTTCAAGGCGGCGCTGATGGGGCCGCTCGCGGCGCTGGGGGACGGGTTCTTCTGGCTGTCGCTCAAGCCCGCGGTGGGCGGGCTGTGCGCGGCCATGGTGCCGCTGTTGGGTGTCTGGGCGGTGGCGCTCTTCCTGGTGCTGTACAACGTGGTGCACCTGCTCTTGCGCATCCGGCTGTACTGGCTGGGCCTGAATCTGGGAGACCGGTTGGTGGAGGCCGTGGCGCGGGTGAACCTTCCCGCCAAGGGCGCCCGCTTGAGGGGCGTGGCGGCGGCGAGCGCCGGCGGCCTGGCCGCGTGGTTGGCGGTGAGCTTCGGGGCAACGGCGGGCGGGACCTGGGCGCCGTTCCTGGCGGTGGGGTGCCTGGCGGTGGGCGTGTTGGCGTACGTGCTCGTCAACCGGCGCGTCCCCACCTACGTGGTCCTCTACGTCGCGGCGGGATTGGCCTGCGCGGCGGGTGCCTTTCTGTGA
- a CDS encoding PTS sugar transporter subunit IIC has protein sequence MNVGWTQVALACLWGGLVAVERKAFLQAMLSRPLVAATFMGALLGDVGGGLSVGMLLELFYLGTANLGASLPENDTLAATGTAAAAATLTAATGAGSTPAIWSLAVLLFIGLGRVGRRLDRLLEGYSARLARVALSSAEAGNLNRAMRQNLWGMWPHFVSYGAITGVCALAGYFLEPLMVALPHGMVRGLAWAYPAMASVAAAIAAQSSHAKRAPLYAGLAAAAVTAVVVLVQLQEQRP, from the coding sequence GTGAACGTCGGCTGGACCCAGGTGGCGCTCGCGTGTCTCTGGGGGGGGCTGGTGGCCGTGGAGCGCAAGGCGTTCCTCCAGGCCATGCTGTCCCGGCCCCTGGTGGCCGCCACGTTCATGGGCGCCCTGCTGGGCGACGTGGGCGGGGGCCTGTCCGTTGGCATGCTGCTGGAGCTGTTCTACCTGGGCACCGCCAACCTGGGCGCCTCACTCCCTGAGAACGACACGCTCGCGGCCACCGGCACCGCCGCCGCCGCCGCCACCCTCACCGCCGCCACCGGCGCGGGCTCCACGCCGGCCATCTGGTCGCTGGCCGTGCTGCTCTTCATCGGGCTGGGGCGGGTGGGGCGTAGGCTGGACCGGCTGCTGGAGGGCTACTCCGCCCGGCTCGCGCGCGTGGCGCTGTCGTCCGCGGAGGCCGGCAACCTCAACCGCGCCATGCGGCAGAACCTGTGGGGCATGTGGCCGCACTTCGTGTCCTACGGCGCCATCACCGGCGTGTGCGCGCTGGCCGGCTACTTCCTGGAGCCGCTGATGGTGGCGCTGCCGCACGGGATGGTGCGGGGCCTGGCGTGGGCGTACCCGGCCATGGCGTCCGTGGCGGCGGCCATCGCCGCGCAGTCCAGCCACGCGAAGCGCGCGCCCCTGTACGCGGGCCTGGCCGCGGCGGCCGTCACCGCGGTGGTGGTGCTGGTGCAGCTGCAGGAGCAGCGGCCTTGA
- a CDS encoding PTS sugar transporter subunit IIB — translation MITLVRVDNRLIHGQVVEAWLPHLKVSRVVVADDEAASSPLIRAAMALAVQSAIEVLILPLAQVDFAALSKDGVRTLVLLRDVASVPFAFQHGLVMDQLNLGNVHFGTGRRQVSPSVFLAEGELQALQQLSAQGVRVEARAVPAEKSVDLPDLTERWSKAG, via the coding sequence GTGATCACCCTGGTCCGCGTCGACAACCGCCTCATCCATGGTCAGGTTGTCGAAGCCTGGCTCCCCCACCTCAAGGTGTCCCGAGTGGTGGTGGCGGACGATGAGGCGGCCTCCAGTCCACTCATCCGTGCCGCCATGGCGCTCGCCGTGCAGAGCGCCATCGAGGTGCTGATCCTCCCCCTGGCCCAGGTGGACTTCGCCGCCCTGTCCAAGGACGGCGTTCGCACCCTGGTGCTCCTGAGGGATGTCGCCTCCGTGCCCTTCGCCTTCCAGCACGGGCTGGTCATGGACCAGCTCAACCTGGGCAACGTGCACTTCGGCACCGGAAGGCGGCAGGTGTCGCCGTCCGTCTTCCTGGCGGAAGGGGAGCTGCAGGCCCTCCAGCAGCTGTCCGCGCAGGGCGTGCGCGTGGAGGCGCGCGCCGTGCCCGCGGAGAAGTCCGTGGACCTGCCGGACCTGACCGAGCGCTGGTCGAAGGCCGGGTGA